Genomic window (Waddliaceae bacterium):
ACGATTTTCATGATGGAATATCCCGAAGTATAAAGGTTTTCATAGCAGAAAGATCGCCGAGCCACTTTTCCCTTCCTTTTCTACAATTTTTGATGATATCATCGTGTTGTCTTTTTGGGCTTATAAGTTCCGAATTGAGAACGAAGTCCGAAGAGAAAAGGTTCCCTGTCACTCCATCGACGACATATTCGTTCATAGTGGCGTCGTCATGGGCGAGAATAGGCATTCCAAGGCCCATAGCTTCTATGAAACTATAGCCTATGCCTTCTTGGAATCTTGGGGCGATATAGAAGTCTGCTTCGCGGATCTTGGCGAAAAGATCTTCGGTGGCAAGCCATCCAGTAACGCTTTCGACGTCAAAGCGGTAATCCTTAGCCATATCTTTAGGGACGTCTCCCTTGTATATCACTTTAGCTATAGAATCTTCGCCGACGATCTTTACCAGAGTGTCGATAGTTATCTCCGGGTCGCGAGGCCATAAAAAGAAAGTATATGGCGGAGAGCCTTTCAAAGGTATGTCCTCAGAAATAGA
Coding sequences:
- a CDS encoding glycosyltransferase, with translation MSRPRIAFLGRQPHEKTKSDALLIDFLEDFADVTMFRRERLTNKELVKQVNAIDPDIVVFFQLPPSFSKHLLRLRCKNFVWLPMWDGFREFSWRKKLFYRLYDVHIISHCKKIHEYVSSQGLSSLHVQYFPEPSISEDIPLKGSPPYTFFLWPRDPEITIDTLVKIVGEDSIAKVIYKGDVPKDMAKDYRFDVESVTGWLATEDLFAKIREADFYIAPRFQEGIGYSFIEAMGLGMPILAHDDATMNEYVVDGVTGNLFSSDFVLNSELISPKRQHDDIIKNCRKGREKWLGDLSAMKTFILRDIPS